The DNA sequence CTTCCGACCGGATTGGGTGCTGATGGTGATCAGACCCTCATCCTCGAGCATGGAGAGCGTCGGGTAGATTGCGCCCGGACTCGGACTCCAATTCCCCTCGGTGCGTTCATTGATGATCGTGATGATCTGGTAGCCGTGCATCGGCTCCGTGTCCAACAACGACAGGACCACCTGACGGAGATCTCCCCGCCCGGCCCGGCCGCCGCGTCCACGGCCCGGCCGACGGCCACCGTGGCCGCCATGTCGACCGTGCCCGCCGTCATCTCTGCGGCGGTGGTGGCGCCCATGACGCGCTCCATGGTTTTCACTATTGAATTCTTCTGCGTTGTACGTCTTACCGTGCTGCATATCGTGTGCCCTTCCGTGGAGGTTGTAGAGCTCCACACTGTGAAGAGTTAACGATATATCTCAACTTATCGCTAAGTCAACGATAGTGACTATCATAGAGCATCTTGGCTGGTC is a window from the Corynebacterium faecale genome containing:
- a CDS encoding PadR family transcriptional regulator, with the protein product MQHGKTYNAEEFNSENHGARHGRHHRRRDDGGHGRHGGHGGRRPGRGRGGRAGRGDLRQVVLSLLDTEPMHGYQIITIINERTEGNWSPSPGAIYPTLSMLEDEGLITISTQSGRKMARLTGEGAQLVAENGAEWAGILEAYRNPELRESDIHSVRTEFYKLRELIKSTPEGNEDKILEILRKAADDIKRLQP